One window of Paenibacillus albicereus genomic DNA carries:
- a CDS encoding DUF2487 family protein encodes MKFSEIEESRWPELQPFVDTCLLPVTGLSGAENPWQAAAALERLRDVMDAIEIPFRGRIVAYPAVQYGSEETAAALGPLVHNLKKAGFRYVVAASAALRLDGLTEADLTIGPGEDGVLPDAERIRGEIRRLWNA; translated from the coding sequence CCCGAGCTGCAGCCGTTCGTCGATACTTGCCTGCTGCCGGTAACAGGTTTGAGCGGAGCCGAAAACCCGTGGCAGGCCGCAGCCGCGCTTGAAAGGCTGCGCGATGTGATGGATGCGATCGAGATTCCGTTCCGGGGACGGATCGTCGCGTATCCGGCCGTCCAGTACGGCAGCGAGGAGACGGCGGCGGCGCTCGGTCCGCTTGTCCACAACTTGAAAAAAGCGGGCTTTCGCTATGTGGTCGCGGCTTCGGCCGCGCTGAGACTGGACGGGCTGACCGAGGCGGATCTGACGATCGGTCCCGGCGAGGATGGCGTTCTTCCGGATGCGGAGCGGATCCGCGGCGAGATCCGCCGGCTCTGGAACGCCTGA